In the Mytilus trossulus isolate FHL-02 chromosome 1, PNRI_Mtr1.1.1.hap1, whole genome shotgun sequence genome, one interval contains:
- the LOC134723498 gene encoding transmembrane protein adipocyte-associated 1 homolog has product MSDPGTVHFSQSSPEHNQLNNFNSNVLKLLSSNGTTITPYGPNIPDAEISEPICQAILYDDISYSSIRIWDLIILGPNALFLMFLIWKMKTAITKLRSTDSPIFTAFYVMVLTVAIISVLRCIVAMTVNAANPAGDNADKAIWLILRFFLLAMEMSIVIFGIAFGHLDSNKSIQRVLLATTCIALIYSVTQGTLEFTNPDPKFHVQKPGQGINVTAIDYDIFGHGGMIFWLTSSLFFFVVYTCIFILPWTSLKEKLALPPKKSFYWYCFFLAMLNLTQAVGSGLLYKNIVNGMCVVDLTAYIYFTCFAPLVYMVFLHNFLRTSQTRILFSYKNQQDEVAEDDNVSMPYAANRKADDTDSFVGSYDSTHFDRHNILSTSVQNQLIDNSMNAIAEDFGPPSFPSNSLYQANA; this is encoded by the exons aTGTCCGATCCAGGTACAGTCCATTTCTCCCAGTCAAGCCCAGAACATAATCAACTGAACAATTTTAACAGCAATGTGTTAAAGCTGTTGTCCAGTAATGGAACCACCATTACACCATATGGACCCAATATACCTGACGCAGAGATCAGTGAACCTATATGTCAGGCTATATTGTATGATGACATTTCATATTCAAG cATAAGAATATGGGATCTGATCATTTTAGGGCCAAATGCCCTCTTCTTGATGTTCCTTATTTGGAAGATGAAAACTGCCATTACAAAACTCAGGAGCACAGACAGTCCAATATTTACAGCTTTCTATGTTATG gtTTTAACAGTTGCAATTATTAGTGTGTTAAGATGTATTGTAGCAATGACAGTAAATGCTGCAAACCCTGCAGGAGATAATGCAGACAAG GCAATATGGTTGATACTTAGATTTTTTCTATTGGCAATGGAAATGTCCATAGTTATTTTTGGAATTGCATTCG gtCATCTTGACAGCAATAAAAGTATTCAGAGAGTTTTGCTAGCAACTACATGTATTGCTTTGATTTATTCAGTTACACAG GGTACACTAGAATTCACAAATCCAGATCCTAAATTCCATGTCCAGAAACCAGGTCAAGGCATAAATGTCACAGCAATAGATTATGATATATTTGGACATGGAGGCATGATCTTTTGGTTGACTAGTTCATTATTCTTTTTTGTG gtgtatacatgtatatttattttaccatgGACTTCGTTGAAAGAGAAGCTGGCTCTTCCAC CAAAGAAATCCTTTTATtggtattgtttttttcttgccaTGTTAAACCTGACACAGGCTGTGGGAAGTGGCttgttgtataaaaatattgtgAATGGCATGTG TGTGGTTGATTTGACTGCCTATATTTATTTCACCTGTTTCGCACCGCTAGTCTATATGGTGTTCCTGCATAATTTTTTAAG AACATCTCAGACAAGAATATTGTTTTCCTATAAAAATCAACAAGATGAAGTAGCAGAAGATGATAATGTTAGTATGCCGTATGCTGCCAACAGAAAAGCAGACGACACAGATAGTTTTGTGGGAAGTTATGACAGTACACATTTTGATCGCCATAATATTTTAAGTACAAGTGTTCAGAACCAATTGATTGACAATTCAATGAACGCTATAGCAGAAGACTTTGGACCACCCAGTTTTCCATCAAATTCATTGTACCAAGCAAATGCATAG
- the LOC134723511 gene encoding piercer of microtubule wall 1 protein-like, with amino-acid sequence MADTQQEAVNIGPGGVPEGAKTSEYYKTDEHLPQRFDNPGWFQGYGGKQQHPMYRTSGQDYGSRVPTVHNMPKSFHGRTQKFSKHLGKCGMYRNHSMNTALDQSKV; translated from the exons GAAGCTGTAAATATTGGACCTGGAGGTGTCCCAGAAGGAGCAAAAACTTCAGAATACTACAAAACAGATGAACATTTACCACAGCGATTTGACAATCCTG GATGGTTCCAAGGTTATGGAGGTAAACAACAACATCCAATGTATAGGACTAGTGGTCAGGACTATGGTTCAAGAGTACCAACAGTACACAATATGCCTAAAAGTTTTCATGGACGAACACAAAAATTCTCAAAA CATctaggaaaatgtggtatgtACAGGAACCACTCAATGAACACTGCCTTGGATCAGAGTAAAGTGTGA